One genomic window of Bactrocera dorsalis isolate Fly_Bdor chromosome 4, ASM2337382v1, whole genome shotgun sequence includes the following:
- the LOC125778121 gene encoding uncharacterized protein LOC125778121: MVIKNPNNIVVPDFLNENFFVAALEEGLRAIQVRVNEITFEWATDPGDNYCSRIYRVAVSYERLVDADEPPVQEQRSLIVKAITVTKETRFLEDVGVFLKEKITYLDVLPRLQVLVPCPKFSAICYYATKSPINTLVFSDLKTEGFRVAPRQDQLDWAHCELILQQTARLHATSMILAQRDPDISKRLVDGMLCEKSIMKSDAFQQVFGVTLKQLANNAAEWPGFENIAQKLRRFNDNFKSISARLSDHREGDRFVVMNHGDLTVLNIMYAYDDPKQRNKPTRAIFVDFQLNFYGSPGCDLNFFLNTSVRLNVLKDRRDDLINVYYKTFKETLEHLHYENLPTLEDLKYELRARELYGLFAMFGFLPILTMPKELSGDNSIETMVNEENVRAKYQKVFAQERLQAQLKYALKRFDALGVLDEF; encoded by the exons ATGGTTATCAAAAATCCGAACAATATAGTTGTGCCCGATTTTTTGAACGAGAACTTCTTCGTGGCCGCGCTCGAGGAAGGTTTGCGTGCAATCCAGGTGAGGGTTAATGAAATCACTTTCGAATGGGCCACCGACCCCGGTGATAATTACTGCTCACGCATCTATCGCGTTGCAGTCTCCTATGAGCGTCTAGTTGACGCTGATGAGCCGCCAGTACAAGAGCAACGGTCGTTAATCGTCAAAGCGATAACGGTTACAAAAGAAACACGTTTCCTTGAAGATGTAGGTGTTTTTCTTAAGGAAAAAATTACCTATTTGGATGTATTGCCACGGCTGCAAGTACTTGTGCCGTGTCCGAAATTCAGTGCCAT CTGCTATTATGCAACCAAATCCCCCATTAACACTCTTGTTTTTTCTGACTTGAAGACTGAAGGTTTTCGGGTTGCGCCACGACAGGACCAGCTCGATTGGGCACACTGCGAATTGATCTTGCAACAAACGGCGCGCCTGCATGCCACTTCAATGATATTAGCCCAGCGA GATCCCGACATCTCCAAACGCTTGGTCGACGGTATGCTGTGCGAGAAGTCTATAATGAAGTCTGATGCCTTTCAGCAAGTGTTCGGTGTTACACTAAAGCAGCTAGCCAACAATGCAGCCGAATGGCCCGGTTTTGAGAATATCGCACAAAAATTGCGTCGTTTCAATGATAATTTCAAAAGCATAAGTGCACGCTTATCAGATCATCGTGAAGGCGATCGTTTCGTGGTGATGAATCATGGTGATCTCACGGTTTTAAATATCATGTACGCCTATGATGATCCCAAGCAACGTAATAAACCAACGCGCGCTATTTTT GTGGATTTCCAACTTAATTTCTATGGCAGCCCTGGCTGCGATCTAAACTTCTTTCTCAACACAAGTGTACGTCTAAATGTGCTAAAGGATCGACGCGATGATCTCATAAATGTCTATTATAAGACATTCAAGGAGACGTTGGAACATCTTCATTACGAGAATTTACCAACTTTagaagatctaaagtacgaatTGCGTGCGCGTGAACTTTATGGTCTTTTCGCTATGTTCGGTTTTCTGCCCATACTTACTATGCCAAAGGAGCTATCCGGTGATAACAGTATTGAAACTATGGTAAATGAAGAGAACGTCCGTGCAAAGTACCAAAAAGTATTTGCACAAGAACGTTTACAAGCACAGCTGAAGTATGCCCTGAAGCGCTTTGATGCTTTGGGTGTGTTGGATgagttttag
- the LOC125778122 gene encoding uncharacterized protein LOC125778122, whose amino-acid sequence MVIKNPNNIVVPDFLNENFFVAALEEGLRAIQVTVREITFELATNPGDNYCSCIYRVAIAYERLVDADKPPVQEQRSLIVKAVTVTKETRFLEDVGAFRKEKITYLDVLPRLQVLVPCPKFSATCYYATKSPINTLVFTDLKTEGFRVAPRQDQLDWAHCELILQQTARLHATSMILTQRDPDISKRLVDGMLCEKSIMKSDSFKQIFGISLKYLANNAAEWPGFEKIAQKLHHFNDNFKSISARLSDHREGDRFVVMNHGDLSVLNIMYAYDDPKQPNKPTRAIFVDFQLNFYGSPGCDLNFFLNTSVRLNVLKDRRDDLINVYYKTFKETLEYLHYENKPTLEDLKYELRARELYGVFALFGFVPLIIMPKELSGDNSIETMVNEENVRAKYQKLFAQEHVQALLKYALKRFDDLGVLDEF is encoded by the exons ATGGTTATCAAAAATCCGAACAATATAGTTGTGCCCGATTTTTTGAACGAGAACTTCTTCGTGGCCGCGCTCGAGGAAGGTTTGCGTGCAATCCAGGTGACGGTTAGAGAAATAACTTTCGAATTGGCCACCAACCCCGGTGATAATTACTGCTCATGCATCTACCGCGTTGCAATCGCCTATGAGCGTCTAGTTGACGCTGATAAGCCGCCAGTACAAGAGCAACGGTCGTTAATCGTCAAAGCTGTAACGGTTACGAAAGAAACACGTTTCCTTGAAGATGTAGGTGCTTTTcgtaaagaaaaaattaccTATTTGGATGTGTTACCACGGCTGCAAGTACTTGTGCCGTGTCCGAAATTCAGTGCCAC CTGCTATTATGCAACTAAATCCCCCATTAACACTCTTGTTTTTACTGACTTGAAGACTGAAGGTTTTAGGGTTGCGCCACGACAGGACCAGCTCGATTGGGCACACTGCGAATTGATCTTGCAACAAACGGCGCGCCTGCATGCCACTTCAATGATATTAACCCAGCGA gatcCCGATATCTCCAAACGCTTGGTCGACGGTATGCTGTGCGAGAAGTCTATAATGAAGTCTGATTCctttaagcaaatttttggCATTTCCCTGAAGTACTTGGCCAACAATGCAGCCGAGTGGCCCGGTTTTGAAAAGATCGCACAAAAATTGCACcatttcaatgataatttcaAAAGCATAAGTGCACGCTTATCAGATCATCGCGAAGGCGATCGTTTCGTTGTGATGAATCATGGTGATCTCTCTGTTTTAAATATCATGTACGCCTATGATGATCCCAAGCAACCTAATAAACCAACGCGCGCTATTTTT GTGGATTTCCAACTTAATTTCTATGGCAGCCCTGGCTGCGATTTAAACTTCTTTCTCAACACCAGTGTACGTCTAAATGTGCTAAAGGATCGACGAGATGATCTCATAAATGTCTATTATAAAACATTCAAGGAGACGTTGGAGTACCTTCATTACGAGAATAAACCAACTTTagaagatctaaagtacgaatTGCGTGCTCGTGAACTTTATGGGGTTTTCGCTTTGTTCGGTTTTGTGCCCTTAATTATTATGCCAAAAGAACTGTCCGGTGATAACAGTATTGAAACCATGGTAAATGAAGAGAACGTCCGTGCAAAGTACCAAAAACTATTTGCACAAGAACATGTACAAGCTCTGCTTAAATATGCCCTGAAGCGCTTTGATGATTTGGGTGTGTTGGACgagttttag